GAGTCTGACCACCTTCAAATCCTCGTCTAATACTCGCACCTGATCTCGATTTTTGACCTTTATGACCACGACCAGATGTTTTACCAAGACCAGAACCTATACCTCGACCAACTCTTACCTTAAATTTTCGTGAACCTACATTAGGTTTCAAAGTATTTAAATACAATTTATTATCCCTCCTGTATATGTACTATATGAGAAATTTTATTTACCATACCTCGAATAGAAGGACTATCTTCTCGTTCCACAACATCACCAATATGACGTAATCCTAAACCCAATAAAGTACGTCTATGTTTTTTTAAACATCCTATTTTACTTTTTACCTGAATAATTTTTATTTTTTTTGTATTAATAATCATAAAATATATTAACCACCAATAATTTCAAAAATTGATTTATTTCTTTTTTTTGCAATCATTTTCGGAGATTTCATATTTTTTAAACCCTTCATAGTTGCTCTAACAATATTAATAGGATTCGTAGAACCATAAGCTTTCGCTAGAACATTTTGTATACCTACCACTTCTAAAACCGCTCTCATAGCTCCTCCCGCAATAATACCTGTCCCTTTTGAAGCAGGTTTCATAAAAATACTCGAACCAGTATGTACACCTTTAACAACATGCTGTAAAGTACCATTATAAATTTTAATTATAATCATATTTCGACGCGCTTGATCCATAGCTTTTTGAATTGCTGCAGGTACTTCACGAGCTTTACCATAACCAAACCCTACTTTCCCTTTTTGATCACCAACTACTGTTAACGCAGTAAACGAAAAAATTCTACCACCTTTTACTGTTTTTGAAACTCGATTAACTGTAATTAATTTTTCTTTTAAATCATTATACATACTTTCCAACTTGACCATATTAATTATTACCTTAAAAATTTAACCCTGATTTTCTAGCAGATTCTGCCAATGTTTTAATACGACCATGATATTTAAAACCTGATCGATCAAAAGAAACAACATTAATTCCTTTGCTTATCGCTCTCTGAGCAATAATCGATCCAACAACACTAGCAGCCAATTTATTACCAGTATAATTAAGATTTTCTTTAATTTTTTTTTCTAAAGTTGATGCTACTGTACAAACACCATCAGTCTTGGAATCAATAATTTGAGCATATATATGACGTGAAGTACGATGTACAACTAAACGAAATTTATTTAATTTTTTCAGATGCATACGACATTTTTTTAATCTTCGAAAACGAACACTTTTTTTATTCATTATACTATGCATACTATTTTTTCTTTGCCTCTTTAATACGTACCAGTTCATCTACATACCGTACACCTTTTCCTTTATAAGATTCTGGTTTTCTTTTAAATCTTAAATTTGCCGCCACTTGACCTAATAATTGTTTATCAAAACTTCTTAAAATAATTTCTGTAGCAGATATATTTTCTGCAACAATCCCATCTGGAAGAGTATATTGAACAGCATGAGAATATCCTAAAAACATATGAATAATATTATTTGGTTCAACTGAAACTTTATACCCTACTCCAATTAACTTTAATGTCTTAGAAAATCCTATAGTAATTCCAATAATCATAGAATTTACTAACGATCGTACAGTTCCTGCTTGCATCCAAGCATCATGTTTATTAAATTTTGGACTAAAAAATAACATATTATTTTTATTTTTAATAATAACAGAACTATGAAAATATTTCTTAAAAATTTTACCTTTACTTTTCACAACAATCATATTATGATCTAATACAATACTTACATTTTTAGGTACTATAATAAATTTTTTAGCAATACGAGACATTTATTATCCCTCCAACACTAATAAACAAAACAAATAATTTCACCACCAATACCCATTTTTTTAGCTTTCTTATTACTCATAACACCTTTAGAAGTGGACAACACAGCGATTCCTAAACCATCTATAACATTTGGTAAATGATGTTTATTTTTATACACACGTAAACTAGGTTTACTAATACGTTTAATATCTTCAATTACAGCTTTCCCATTAAAATATTTCAAAATAATTTTTAATATTATATGATTCCTCACATGATTCACAATATAATCTTTAATATAACCTTCTTGTTTTAAAACACAACTAATTGCAATTTTTAACTTTGAAGAAGGCATACATACAAAAATCTTATTCGCTAATTGACTATTTCGAATACGTGTGAACATATCTGATATAGGATCTTGCATACTCATGATATTTATACTCACTGTTTATAAAATTAAAATTATATTTTACCAACTAGATTTTTTTAAACCAGGAATCTCTCCTCGCATTGCAAATTCTCGTAATTTCATTCTACTTAATCCAAATTTTCTTACAAATCCATGAGGTCTACCAGTGTGTAAACAACGATTCCTTTGTCTACATAAACTAGAATCTCGAGGTAAAGTTTGTAATTTTAATACTGCTTTCCATCGTTTTGATTGTTTAACTGAAATATCAGAAATAATTTTTTTTAAATTCTGACGTACTTTAAAAAATTTTATTCCTAATTTAATACGTTTACTTTCACGTGCTTTCATAGATTCTTTAGCCATAAACTTATATTCCTTTTACATATTATACACGAAAGGGAAAATTAAAATAAGACAATAATAAATATCCTTCATTATCCGAATGAGCTGTCGTAGTAATAGTAATATTTAAACCACGTATTTTATCAATCTTATCATAATTAATCTCAGGAAAAATAATTTGTTCACGTATACCTAAGCTATAATTACCACGACCATCAAAAGATTTCTTCGAAAATCCTCTAAAATCACGAATTCTGGGTATTACAATGGTAATTAAACGATATAAAAAATCCCATTTTCGACATCCTCGTAAAGTTACCTTACAACCAATAGGATAACCTTCACGTATTTTAAAACTAGAAATAGATTTTTTCGCTTTTGTAATATATGGTTTCTGACCAGAAATAGCCGTCAAATCTGAAATAGCATAATCTAAAGTTTTTTTTTCCTGATCTGCTTTACCAATTCCCATATTTAAAGTAATTTTATCAATTTTAGGAACCTGCATAACAGAAGTATACTGAAATTTTCTCATAAATTTTCTTATTATATGTTCTTTATAATAATTATATAATACCAAAATCTATCCCTCCATTTATTTAATAACTTGATGATCAGATTTTAAAAATCGAACCTTTTTATTAGTAATAAATTTAAACCCTACTCGATCAGGTTTATTACTTTTAGAATTTACAATCGCTACATTAGAAATATGTATAGGAGATTCTTTTTTAATAATTCCACCATATTGATTCTGATCAGGAATTGATTTTTGATGTTTATAAATAATATTTACACCTTCTACAATTATTTTATTTCGTTTTTTTAAAATACACTTTACTTTCCCAATTTTGTTTTTATCTTTACCAGATATGATTACCACAGTATCACCATTCCGAATTTTTAATGCCATCATATATCCTTTTTTTTTAAAATGATTAAAGTACTTCTGGAGCTAATGAAACAATTTTCATAAATTTTTCTAATCTAAGTTCACGTGTTATAGGTCCAAATACACGTGTACCAATTGGTTGATCAGAATTATTTAAAATTACACAAGCATTAGTATCAAAACGTATTAAAGAACCATCCAATCTTCGAATACCTTTTTTAGTACGTACCACTAATGCTTTTAATACTTCTCCTTTTTTTACTTTACCTCTAGGAACAGCTTCTTTAATAGTAACTTTAATAATATCACCAATACTAGCATACCGTCTTTTTGAACCACCCAAAACACGAATACACATTGCTAATCGTGCTCCTGAATTATCAGCAACTTTTAATATCGTCTGTTCTTGAATCATATTATTCACCTTCATTATAAACATAATTATTAATACATCATCAATTATAACACACATCAAATATTTTAAAATAATAAGAAGACATGTAAACATTCATGTCTTCATAAAAATTAGTAAACAAACTTTTTAAAAATTTTAACTAAAGTCCATGATTTAGTTTTAGAAATAGGACGACATTCTGATATTTCCACAATATCCCCATTAGAACATTCATTATTTGCATCATGAATATGAATTTTTGTATTCTTACGAATAAATTTTTTGTACATGGGGTGTTTAATAAACCGTTCTATTAAAACTACCGCTGAATTTTGCATTTTATCACTAATTACACGACCTTTTAATATTTTAATCGTTTTCATAATTAATATTTTCTCTTCTCAGTTAATATAGTTTTAATTCGAGAAATATTACGACGCACTCTTCGTAATAAATGAACATGTTTTAATTTTCTTTGAGATAACTGAATTCGTAAATTAAATTTTTCTTGTAATAAATTTAATAAATCATTATATAAATTATGAATAGATTTTTTACGTAATTCTATCAATTTCATTATGTTACACCATTTTAGTTACAAAAACAGTTTTAACAGACAATTTTGATGCAGCTAATTTAAACGCTAAACGTGATTCCTCTTCAGAAATACCATCTATTTCATATAATATTTTTCCAGGCTGTACTAAAAATACCCAATATTCAACATTACCTTTCCCTTTACCCATTCTGACTTCCAATGGTTTTTGAGTAATTGGTTTATCCGGAAAGACACGTATCCATATTTTTCCTTGTCGTTTCATCGATCTCGTTATTGATCTTCGAGCAGATTCAATTTGACGACCTGTTAAACGTCCTCGAGTAATTGCTTTCAAACCAAATTGACCAAAATGCACATAAGAATTTAAAACTAATCCTCTATTTTTACCTTTATGCATTTTTCGAAACTTAGTACGTTTAGGTTGTAACATTATCTTAATAATCTCCCTCTATTATCGATATTTAGAACATACCGTCTTCTCTTTTTCTGTTTTTTTTTCACAACATCTCTTTTAGTATTTTCAATAATTTTCATACCATCCAATATTTCACCTTTAAAAACCCATACTTTTACACCAATAATACCATATGTTGTATGTGCTTCTGATAAACTATATTCAATATCTGCACGTAAAGTATGTAACGGTACACGACCTTCACGATACCACTCTGTTCGTGCTATTTCCGTACCACCTAAACGACCACTTACTTCTACCTTGATACCTTTTGCGCCTTTTTTCATAGCATTCTGTACAGATCTTTTCATAGCGCGACGAAACATAATTCTTCGCTCTAATTGTGAAGCAATATTATCAGAAATTAATTTAGCATCTAATTCAGGTTTTTTAATTTCTGTAATATTAATTTGTGTTGGGAACCCAGCAATATTCGCAACTTCTAATCTTAATTTTTCAACATCTTCCCCTCCTTTCCCAATCAAAATACCAGGACGAGCAGTATAAATAGTAACGCGAACATTTTTTGATAAACGATCAATAACTATACGAGAAACAGATGCCTTACTTAATTTTTTAATTAAAAACTGACGAATTTCAAAATCATTATATAAATATGTAGAAAAATTTTTATTATCTGCAAACCAAGTAGAATTCCAATATTTTATAATACCTAATCGCATACCATGAGGATGTACTTTCTGACCCATATTAATTCCTATAAAATATTAGCTTTTATTTATTAGATACAATAACAGTAATATGACTAGTACGTTTTAAAATATGATCTGACCGCCCTTTGGCTCTAGGTATGATACGTTTCATCATTGGACCTTCATCAACATAAATCTCTTTTATAAACAAATTATTTACATTAATACCAAAATTATGATGAGCATTTGCGATAGCAGAATTAAGAACTTTTTTTACTAAAAAAGCAGATTTTTTTTTATGATAATTTAAAAAATCCATAATATGAGTAATTTTTTTACCTCGAATACAATTCACAATTAACCTTAATTTTTGTGCTGATGATTTTGCTTTTCTGTATTTAGATACAATTTCCATAAATTTTATTACCTAACTTTTTTAATTTTTTTATCTGAAATATGACCTTTATAAGTACGAGTTAAAGAAAATTCACCCAACTTATGACCTACCATATCTTCTGTAATAAATACCGGTATATGATGACGACCGTTATGAATAGAAATAGTTAAACCTACCATATCGGGGAAAATAGTTGATCTTCTAGACCATGTTTTAATTACTTTTTTATTAGAAAACTTATTTATTTTTTTTACTTTTGATAATAAATTAACATCAATAAAGGGTCCTTTTTTAAGAGAACGGGGCATATAAATATCCTCAATATTATTTATTACTATTACAATGACGTAAAATAAATTTATCAGTACGCTTATTTCTACGAGTTTTTTTACCTTTAGTTTGTTTCCCCCATGGAGTTACTGGATGTTTACCAAAATTTCTTCCTTCCCCTCCACCATGAGGATGATCAACAGGGTTCATAGCAGTACCACGTACTGTTGGTCTAATACCTCGCCATCGCGAAGCACCTGCTTTACCTAACATTTTTAACATATGCTCAGAATTTCCTACTTCTCCAATGGTGGCACGACATTGAAAATTAATCTTACGAATCTCACCTGAACGTAATCTAATAGTAACATAAATACCTTCACGAGCAATAATTTGAGCATAATTACCAGCAGTACGAGCAATTTGACCGCCTTTATAAGGTTTCATTTCAATGTTATGAATTAATGTACCCACCGGAATATTTTTCATAGGTAAACTATTTCCAATTTTAATCATCACCTTATCACCCGAAACTATTTCATCTCCTACATTCAATTTTTTAGGAGCTAAAATATAGTTTCTTGTTCCATCTTGATATAAAATTAATGCTATATTCGCAGATCGATTAGGATCATATTCCAATCGTTCAACACGAGCAGTAATATTATCCTTAAGACGTTTAAAATCAATAACACGATAAATACGTTTATGTTGACCACCAATATGTCTCGTTGTAATACGACCTTGATTATTTCTACCTCCACTTTTAGAACTACTTTTCGACAATAAAGAGTATGGGCGTCCTTTATATAAACCAGAATTGACCACTTTAATAACATGTCGACGACCAGGAGATGTTGGTTTACATTTCATAATAATCATATTCATTTCCTTAATTACTATATATACTAATAACTAAATATTTTTTATAAAATCTAAATTTTGTCCTTTTTGAAAAGTAATATACGCTTTTTTCCAATTTTTTTTATAAATATTATATTTTCCTTTTTTTTTCACTTTACCTTTTACTAAAACTGTATTAATGTCTTTAACATCTACTGAAAATAATTTTTTAAAAGCTACTTTAATCTCCAATTTCGTAGCTTTTACAGCAACTCTAAATATTAACTTATTATTTGTATTGAAAGCAATAGAAGCTTTTTCAGATACATGAGGAACATATAATATTTGATATGATTGCTCTTGTGATATCATGTAAGTAAAAGATCCTCAATTTTTATTATTGCTAATCTAGTAATAATAATATTTTTAAAAGAAACTAAATATACTGGATTGATATATTTAACATCCTGAGTACACACTTTATATAAATTTCGAGATGCTAAAAACAAATTATTATCTAAATAATTTTTAATAATTAATGTTTCTTGTAAATTTAAAATTTTTAATTTTTTTAATAATAATTTTGTTTTAGGATACAATATTGAAAAATCTTCAAAAACTAATAATCTATTTTGACGTATTAATTGTGAAAAAATACTACTTAACGCTCCCCGATACATTCTTCTATTCACTTTCTTATTATATACTTTCGGTTTTGCCGCAAAAGTTACTCCACCAGATCTCCATAATGGACTTCGAATAGAGCCCACACGCGCTCGACCAGTTCCCTTTTGACGCCAAGGTTTTTTACCAGAACCTGAAACTTCCGATTTACTTTTTTGTGCACGACTCCACTGACGTGAACCAGACAAATATAATGTGATTATTTGATGAACTAAAGATTCATTAAAACTATGATTAAAAACATCATCTGAAACAATAAGAGAATCTCCTGAATCTTGTAAAATTAATTCCATTATAATTTTCCTTATTTTTTTACAGACGGTTTAATAATTACATCTCCACCTGGTGCACCAGGAATAGAACCTTTAACAAATAACAAATTATTTTTAGTATTAACTTGAACAATACGTAAATTTTGTATCGTAACACGATGATTACCTAAATGACCCGCCATTTTTTTACCCTTAAATACCCTTCCAGGAGTTTGATTTTGACCAATAGAACCAGGTGCTCTATGAGATAACGAATTACCATGAGTAGCATCCTGCATACTAAAATTCCAACGTTTTATTGTACCTGCAAACCCTTTTCCTTTAGATATACCAGTAATATCAACTGTTTTAAAAACATTAAAAAAATTCACACTCATTTTTTGTCCTACATGAAACATCTTAGTATCCAAAACTTTAAATTCCCATAAACCTCGACCGGGCAATACTCCATATTTAGCAAAATGACCTATCTCCGGTTTTAATAATTTATTCTGTTTTTTTATGCCAGTCGTTATTTGCACTGCGCAATAACGATCATTAACAAAATTTTTAATCTGAGTAACACGATTTTCAACAACTTCAATAACCGTTATAGGAATTGAAGTACCTTCTTTAGTAAAAATACGTGTCATGCCAATTTTTTTACCAACTAAACCCATCATATAATTTTCACCAACTATAATTTATCATTATTAATTTAATTTAAACTAATTTGTACGTCTACTCCTGAAGATAAATCTAATTTCATTAATGCATCAATAGTTTTTTCAGTAGGTTTTATAATATCAATTAACCTTTTATGTGTACAAATTTCATATTGATCACGTGCATCTTTATTAACATGAGGAGAAATTAAAATAGTAAATCGTTCTTTTCGAGTAGGTAAAGGAATAGGACCTTTAACTTGTGCACCAGTTCTTTTAGCTGTTTCCACAATTTCAAATGTAGACTGATCGATTAACCGATGATCAAAAGCTTTCAAACGAATACGAATTCTTTGATGATTCTTCATACAATGCCATCTCCAATTATATAAAAATTTTAAAACCACCTAAAAATAAATAAAATTATAATAATAAAATATTTTCACGTTATTAATATAAATATTTAATAACATACCTATTTGAACATATTATTCACATTATTAAAACATAATATGTAATTAAGAAAAGAGTATTTTAATTCTCTTCTCTTAAAATATTGAAACAATTACATCATACTAACTAATTACCTTCACTACAACACCAGCACCAACAGTACGTCCACCTTCTCGAATTGCAAATCTTAATCCATTTGACATAGCAATAGGATGAATTAAAGTAACAACCATTTTAATATTATCACCAGGCATAACCATTTCCACATTTTGAGGTAATTCAATAAAACCAGTAACATCAGTAGTTCGAAAATAAAATTGAGGACGATAACCTTTAAAAAAAGGAGTATGTCTACCACCTTCTTCTTTTGTAAGAATATACACTTCTGATTCGAATTTAACATGAGGATGAATACTACCAGGTTTAGATAACACTTGACCACGTTCTATTTCATGACGTTTTGTTCCTCGTAATAAAATACCTACATTTTCTCCAGCTCGACCTTCATCTAATAATTTTCTAAACATTTCTACACCAGTACAAATAGTTTTCGTAGTAGGTTTAATTCCAACAATCTCAACTTCTTCACCAACTTTAATAACACCCTTTTCTACTCTTCCTGTCACTACAGTACCTCGACCAGAAATAGAAAATACATCCTCAATAGGTAATAAAAATGGTTTATCAATATCACGTTTCGGTAAAGGAATATAAGTATCTAAAGCATTAGACAATTCAATAATTTTTGATTCCCATTTAACATCTCCATCTAAAGCTTTTAATGCCGAACCCCGAATAATTGGTATTTCATCTCCTGGAAAATTATATTGTGTTAATAAATCACGAACTTCCATTTCTACTAATTCTAATAATTCTTCATCATCTACCATATCACACTTATTTAAAAACACCACTATATGAGGAACACCTACTTGACGACCCAATAAAATATGTTCTCGAGTTTGTGGCATAGGACCATCCGTAGCTGCAACAACTAAAATAGCTCCATCCATTTGTGCTGCTCCAGTGATCATATTTTTAATATAATCAGCATGACCAGGACAATCAACATGTGCATAATGACGGTTTTGCGTATCATATTCAACATGAGAAGTATTAATCGTAATCCCTCTAGCTTTTTCTTCTGGAGCATTATCAATTTGATCAAAAGCACGCGCAGAACCACCATAACGTTTTGATAAAACTGTTGTAATAGCAGAAGTTAAAGTTGTTTTACCATGATCTACATGCCCTATAGTACCTACATTAATATGAGGTTTTAAACGTTGAAATTTTTCTTTAGACACAATTTTTTCCTTTTGTATAACATAATAAAAAATTAATTATAAATTATAATATAATGTATTAAAAAAATAATTTTATTTATTAATAATATTCATAGAAATATTTTTAGGCATGGCTAAATAATGCATAAATTCCATAGAATAAGATGCTCTTCCTTGTGTCTGAGAACGTAAATCAGTGGCATAACCAAACATTTCTGACAAAGGAACTTGAGCAGAAACAATTTTCCCTAATTTTAAATCTTGAACACCTTCAATAGTACCTCTCCTACGATTTAAATCTCCTATAACATCTCCCAAATAATCCTCTGGAGTTTCTACTGCTACTTTCATTATAGGCTCTAATAAAGTTGGAGTGGCTTGTTTAAAGGCATTTTTAAAAGCTATAGAAGCTGCAAATTTAAATGCAAGTTCAGAAGAATCAACATCATGATAAGAACCAAAATGTAATCTCACACCAATGTCAACCACCGGATATCCCGCAAGAGGACCAGATTTTAACTGTTCTTGAATCCCTTTATCAATAGCTGAAATGTATTCACTTGGAATAACGCCTCCTTTAATATCATTAATAAATTTATATCCTATATCATCATCTAATTGTAGCGGAAATATGTCAATAACAACATGACCATACTGTCCTCTTCCACCAGATTGTCTAATATACTTCCCTTCAATATTTTTAACAGTACTCTTAATTGTTTCACGATATGCAACCTGAGGTTTTCCAATATTAGCATCAACATGAAATTCTCTTCTCATACGATCAATAATTATCTCTAAATGTAATTCACCCATACCAGAAATAATTGTTTGATTCGATTCATTATCAGTCCTCACACGAAAAGAAGGATCTTCCTTAGCTAATCGACTTAAAGATAACCCCATTTTTTCTTGATCAGTTTTAGTTTTAGGTTCTATAGCTATTGAAATAACAGGTTCAGGAAAATCCATTTTTTCTAAAACAATAGGATGATTTACATCACATAAAGTATCACCAGTAGTTACATTTTTTAAACCAATAGCTGCAGCAATATCACCTGCTCTAACTTCTTTGATTTCTTCTCGCTTATTTGCATGCATCTGTACAATTCTACCAAAACGTTCTTTCTGTAATTTGACTGAATTTAATACAGTATCTCCAGACTTTACAATACCTGAATAAACCCTAAAAAATGTTAAATTACCAACAAATGGATCATTAGCTATTTTAAATGCTAAAGCAGAAAAATATTCTTTATCATCTACCATACGTTTATTTTCTGACTGCTCATTATCCATAGGTATTCCTTGAACAGATTCTAAATCAAGAGGAGAAGGTAAATAATCCACAATAGCATCTAATAAAGCTTGAACACCTTTATTTTTAAAAGCTGAACCACAAGTGACTAAAGTAATTTCATTATTTAAAGACCGTTTTCGTAATCCAAATTTAATTTCTTGTTCTGATAAAATTTGATTACTTAAATACTTTTCTAATAAAAATTCATTCGACTCAACTGATTCTTCCACTAATCTGTTATGCCATTTATGTGCTTCAGATAACATTTCTTTCGGTATATCTTGTACATCAAATGTTACACCTTGATCTAATTCATTCCAATAAACTGCTTTCATTTTTACTAAATCAATTATCCCAATAAATTTATCTTCAGAACCTATAGGTAATTGAATAAGTACAGGATTAGTACACAATCTCGATTTCATTTGATTTATAACATTTAAAAAATTTGCACCTATACGATCCATTTTATTAATAAACGAAATTCTTGGGACTTTATACTTATTTGCTTGTCTCCAAACCGTTTCTGATTGCGGTTGTACACCACCAACAGAACAATACACCATAACTACTCCATCTAAAACACGCATTGATCTTTCTACTTCAATTGTAAAATCCACATGTCCTGGAGTATCAATAATATTGATACGATGTGATACAAATTGATTATACATACCAGACCAAAAAGCAGTAGTTGCTGCTGAAGTAATTGTAATACCACGTTCTTGTTCTTGAGCCATCCAGTCCATAGTAGCAGTTCCGTCATGTACTTCTCCAATTTTATGATTAATTCCTGTATAAAATAAAATACGTTCAGTAGTAGTTGTCTTCCCTGCATCTATATGAGCACTAATTCCAATATTTCGATAATTAATAATTGATATTGTTCGAGACATTTAATCCCCTTTAAGATTAATAAAATATTAAATAAAACATATTATTTATAAACCATTATAAATTTATTAATAAATCATACATTACCATCGATAATGAGCAAATGCTTTATTCGCTTCAGCCATACGATGTACTTCTTCCCGTTTCTTAATTGCATCTCCTTTATGATTCAAAATATCCAATAACTCATGAAATAAACGAAGAGACATAGACTTATCTGTTCTTTTTCGAGCAGCTGCAATAATCCATCGTATCGCTAATGTATCTCTTCGAACCGCTCGAACTTCAACTGGTATTTGATATGTTGAACCTCCTACTCGTCGTGATTTCACTTCCACTACAGGACGAATATTCTCTAAAACCTCATCCAAAAGACTTAATTCACTTTTTTTAGTTTGTTGTGATAAC
This portion of the Buchnera aphidicola (Stegophylla sp.) genome encodes:
- the rplB gene encoding 50S ribosomal protein L2 yields the protein MIIMKCKPTSPGRRHVIKVVNSGLYKGRPYSLLSKSSSKSGGRNNQGRITTRHIGGQHKRIYRVIDFKRLKDNITARVERLEYDPNRSANIALILYQDGTRNYILAPKKLNVGDEIVSGDKVMIKIGNSLPMKNIPVGTLIHNIEMKPYKGGQIARTAGNYAQIIAREGIYVTIRLRSGEIRKINFQCRATIGEVGNSEHMLKMLGKAGASRWRGIRPTVRGTAMNPVDHPHGGGEGRNFGKHPVTPWGKQTKGKKTRRNKRTDKFILRHCNSNK
- the rplW gene encoding 50S ribosomal protein L23; protein product: MISQEQSYQILYVPHVSEKASIAFNTNNKLIFRVAVKATKLEIKVAFKKLFSVDVKDINTVLVKGKVKKKGKYNIYKKNWKKAYITFQKGQNLDFIKNI
- the rplD gene encoding 50S ribosomal protein L4, translating into MELILQDSGDSLIVSDDVFNHSFNESLVHQIITLYLSGSRQWSRAQKSKSEVSGSGKKPWRQKGTGRARVGSIRSPLWRSGGVTFAAKPKVYNKKVNRRMYRGALSSIFSQLIRQNRLLVFEDFSILYPKTKLLLKKLKILNLQETLIIKNYLDNNLFLASRNLYKVCTQDVKYINPVYLVSFKNIIITRLAIIKIEDLLLT
- the rplC gene encoding 50S ribosomal protein L3; the encoded protein is MMGLVGKKIGMTRIFTKEGTSIPITVIEVVENRVTQIKNFVNDRYCAVQITTGIKKQNKLLKPEIGHFAKYGVLPGRGLWEFKVLDTKMFHVGQKMSVNFFNVFKTVDITGISKGKGFAGTIKRWNFSMQDATHGNSLSHRAPGSIGQNQTPGRVFKGKKMAGHLGNHRVTIQNLRIVQVNTKNNLLFVKGSIPGAPGGDVIIKPSVKK
- the rpsJ gene encoding 30S ribosomal protein S10, with amino-acid sequence MKNHQRIRIRLKAFDHRLIDQSTFEIVETAKRTGAQVKGPIPLPTRKERFTILISPHVNKDARDQYEICTHKRLIDIIKPTEKTIDALMKLDLSSGVDVQISLN
- the tuf gene encoding elongation factor Tu, which encodes MSKEKFQRLKPHINVGTIGHVDHGKTTLTSAITTVLSKRYGGSARAFDQIDNAPEEKARGITINTSHVEYDTQNRHYAHVDCPGHADYIKNMITGAAQMDGAILVVAATDGPMPQTREHILLGRQVGVPHIVVFLNKCDMVDDEELLELVEMEVRDLLTQYNFPGDEIPIIRGSALKALDGDVKWESKIIELSNALDTYIPLPKRDIDKPFLLPIEDVFSISGRGTVVTGRVEKGVIKVGEEVEIVGIKPTTKTICTGVEMFRKLLDEGRAGENVGILLRGTKRHEIERGQVLSKPGSIHPHVKFESEVYILTKEEGGRHTPFFKGYRPQFYFRTTDVTGFIELPQNVEMVMPGDNIKMVVTLIHPIAMSNGLRFAIREGGRTVGAGVVVKVIS
- the fusA gene encoding elongation factor G — its product is MSRTISIINYRNIGISAHIDAGKTTTTERILFYTGINHKIGEVHDGTATMDWMAQEQERGITITSAATTAFWSGMYNQFVSHRINIIDTPGHVDFTIEVERSMRVLDGVVMVYCSVGGVQPQSETVWRQANKYKVPRISFINKMDRIGANFLNVINQMKSRLCTNPVLIQLPIGSEDKFIGIIDLVKMKAVYWNELDQGVTFDVQDIPKEMLSEAHKWHNRLVEESVESNEFLLEKYLSNQILSEQEIKFGLRKRSLNNEITLVTCGSAFKNKGVQALLDAIVDYLPSPLDLESVQGIPMDNEQSENKRMVDDKEYFSALAFKIANDPFVGNLTFFRVYSGIVKSGDTVLNSVKLQKERFGRIVQMHANKREEIKEVRAGDIAAAIGLKNVTTGDTLCDVNHPIVLEKMDFPEPVISIAIEPKTKTDQEKMGLSLSRLAKEDPSFRVRTDNESNQTIISGMGELHLEIIIDRMRREFHVDANIGKPQVAYRETIKSTVKNIEGKYIRQSGGRGQYGHVVIDIFPLQLDDDIGYKFINDIKGGVIPSEYISAIDKGIQEQLKSGPLAGYPVVDIGVRLHFGSYHDVDSSELAFKFAASIAFKNAFKQATPTLLEPIMKVAVETPEDYLGDVIGDLNRRRGTIEGVQDLKLGKIVSAQVPLSEMFGYATDLRSQTQGRASYSMEFMHYLAMPKNISMNIINK
- the rpsG gene encoding 30S ribosomal protein S7 — translated: MARRRIIGQRKISPDPKFSSELLAKFINILMVDGKKSIAEVIVYSALEKLSQQTKKSELSLLDEVLENIRPVVEVKSRRVGGSTYQIPVEVRAVRRDTLAIRWIIAAARKRTDKSMSLRLFHELLDILNHKGDAIKKREEVHRMAEANKAFAHYRW